CTACTATCCCTtaagtaatattcttttttaaaatcccccTCCTGCTTATACCACATGCTTCTTCTCAaaacaatttcagaaaaaaaaatatttttaactcttctctcaaacattttttgtttttgtttttttgttctttttacttcGCTGATGTCTCTTAGCTTTTTGATTGTCATCACATCTTCTTTCCTAAGTCTGGTGACAACAGATTTCATGACAAATGTCACCTGCACTGGACTATAATGGCTGTCTGAAAGACTGGAGGAAGAGGGGATTTAAGGCCAATTCCAGCTTAATAGAAATGAGTTCTGGGGCTGATTAGAGATGTTTGCAGGAACTAAAAGAATGAGGAGTCTGGTGCAAATGCTGTGTTTGCTGATACTGATCTAAACCGTTCACACAGACCACAAACTATTTTCAGTTTAACCTTTTACTGTTTCTATTACCCATATGCGATGCTGACTCATTTACATAATTAACAACAACTTTAGCAAAAAGTGTGAAGACATGATACTAATTTTATCTACAAGACAATTTCATCATGCATGAAACATGGGACAAGACCTCACTTACCAGGTCCATAGAATatttgtgaaaatcaaatgagaGAATAGGCATAAAAACACCTTGAAAATTTCCATCTtggtaaattattaaattttttaaggcAAAAGACACGTTATTAATCTTCCTTTTCACTAGGCAGTACCTAAAACAAAGCTTTGCACAAGATAGATGTaaaatcaatgtttttttttaattgagttgtgtCACTCACTTGCTCTACGAAATTCTTCCCTGATTATTTTGACctggagaaagacagagagaaagagtttaTGTGTATGAAGGAGCAATGGAGTGTTATAACTATAGCAGGCCAAAGTCAATAAATTATCATTTTGAAAAGTCACACATAATTGATAATGGAGTTCAGCATATCTCTTTTGCAATATACCATCCTTAGGGGAAAGGAATTGTGTCTCATCCTATCTAGCAAATTATGTAGTAGAATGTCCAGTACTATAGACACgagataaataataattaatgctGGTCAATCAGCCTGATGAAATGTTCCCTAAATAGCATCCCATCAGACTATAAAATATGACTTGTTCTAAAGTCAAAAGTAAAGGCTGCTAGTTCGTTAATCCCCTCcacatttctttttcatcttgGGATAAATGGTTTTCAGGACCATTAACCTATTTGGCAGAGTTCCACTTTGTTATTTGCCAGCTTCTATATTTGGATTTTTGCAAAATCATACTCATTCTATCAAGTTTATAGCATTTCTACCAGAATGCTTACTTTAGGACTTCCAATCTTAAGAATGATAAAAACAACTTTCTAACTCACCGTTTCATTGAAGAGCATAAAACTCATGGGCACGTAAACGAAATATGACTATATTGCCTAATTCTTTCTTGCTCAAATCTGCTCCACTTTCTGACTCTTCAAATTGCTCAGAATgaatcacaatttatttattcattcaaacaaGGCAGGTTCTAGTAATTCTCATATTTTGCTTCTCCTTGACTACCATATTCAGTCATGTACTGAGAGTACTCGATTTGACCTTCTGAATGCCTTTGACTCTATTCTCAGTTCCACCCTCGCACAACAAGCTCTCTATTCATTTTCTTCGCTGCGCAGCCTGGCGTTGGGATTGGTGACTCTGATTGCCAGCTGGGCTGCTCTTTCCACAATAGCTTTGCAGTTCTTGGAGGAGACGTTGTGAGCAATCTCTGCACAGTAAGATTTGTTGCACATCAGCAGCACTTCAAGCGCCTTGACATTGTGCACTAGGAACTTCCTGAAGCCACTGGGCAACATGTGCTTTGTCTTCTTGTTGCTCCCGTTACCAATGTTGGGCATCAAGATCTGGCCCTTGAATCTTCTGCGCACCCTATTGTCAATGCCGCTCGGCTTCCGCCAGTTGCGCTTAATTTTGACATATCGGTCTGACTGGTGCCGGATGAACTTCTTGGTCCTCTTTTTAATGATCTTGGGCTTCACCAAAGGTCTGAGGGCAGCCATGATGCCCAGTAACAGATGGCTGCCACCTCCGCAGGCAGCGCCGAGGAAGCGAGGGGGCTCAGGTCATTATGATTTTAGGAGACAGTAGCCATAACATCTTAACggccttctctccctttcctctcttcacGTTACTGGCAATGCTGCACCaaactttgttttcaaaaattagtATCCCATTCTTATTTAAGAACCTCTGACAAATGATCACTGCTCACCGTATAAACAATACATATCTGCATAAGTCTGGGTCTAACCTTTTTTACAAACAATACCaaacctctcttttctcctttcacaAAAGCCATTGTCCCTGCCATAAGGAACTTTTCAGCATCTCTCTCTTTTACACTGCTATTCCTTGGCCCAGAGCTCTCTCCTTTCCTGAACTGTCTTTCCTTTCCCCTGTTCACTGTGGAACATCTTCATTAATCCCTAAGAAGTTTGAAACCAGCAGTTGTTAAGCAGACACAGTGTACAGATGTCATTCATCTGGATGGAACAagttcaaaaacaaaactaaattgaAATGCCTTTTGATATGCTTTTACCCTCTTTCCCCACCATTCCTGAGTATCTTCCTCTATCCTGATCCAACATTACCTGACAAGATTCTGTATGGTTCTGCTTCTGTATAATAAATAATAGCCTTCATAACATATGATAGCTATATTAAATTACCATACAACAATGTTCTGCACACAATAATGGGGAGGATTAttagtgtaagggcctatttagccaggcaattccatctggttaaacagtgattttgttgtttatgcagtaaaacttaaactgaccctacccaccccccaagggaacttacttaaaagcaagtcggggaaaccagtcccaggtaacaaagcccaaatacaagggcaggtcaggccaggtggatccaatcagtggggtgcgcatactgtctccctagctaccaaggagtgtggatcctgccttttgggtgccaattctgaccaagatgataggctagttcaaatgtctactagggtaaattgtaattcaattggccacccgtgtgtgatctagcatgactgtgcagctttctctgtgtgttacaatctccttggccacctgtgtgtggccaggcccaaccacatggcctttgctctataaaagttagtctgtaaggcagggaaaGGTTGCCTTCTCTGTAAGAGGTGACCCCGaacagtcggtttgattcttgatgcttggcacaaaataaagtgTTGCTTGACATTCTCTTTGTATCAATCTCGCTTCTTTGCTTACAGACCCAACAATTAGACATGATAGAGTAATtagaaatgatcatatggttattattattattgttattattaaacaTTTGTCCATAAATATAGcttaataaaaattttcacaATTTAGACGAACAAACACTCCTGGTTTTCCTGTACTGTTCTTATTCTAGTAGTGAAAGTCCTGCATCCAGGGAAATCTCTCAGTACCAGGCAAACCAGAACAGTTTTTAACCTACCAATATCCCCAAACAGAATCAATCATTTCCACCTCCAGGGTCTTTTTGTACAGTATGCACACTTACTCTTATAGAACTTTATACATTTTTTGCATTGCATAACATTTGTCTGTTTGTTTCCCCAATTTCAGATTGCTTATGGATTTTTTGTGCCCTTAATTCCCAAAGCAGCACCCTAATTTTAGGGAAAACATAACTAAATGAACTCCAAAGAAGAATTCAAATGCCAAATTATGACCAATTGCCctggaaaaatacatatttgttgaattaatatttactttttatgagAGGATTTCAGCAAATAATTTGTAGACAGAATGGAGGAAGTAGAAAATTACTTGGGTAAGTGTTCCTGCTGTGATATGGATGAATAATCCTGAATGGACCTAAAACCAGCATAGTTGTTGCCCAAAATTTAGACTCCAGGCCCTAATGCATTAAACTGATCCTCCCTGTAGAAGCCATATGTAAATTCTTCTTTGTTTCCTctgtattatatgttaatttaatttttgtttttactgtgaaAAAACTATCTTAGCTCTTTACAGGATCTATACAAATTGGCAGATGCTTTTCCATTACTGATGACCTAAGTGCATTAGGTCTGTGGTCAGATAGAttacttggagaaaaaaaattatatatttataactcGTATATGTCAGgagtattttttagaaaatactgTAAAAGATGAATCTATAAAATTCAGACTGCCAAAATTTGTAATACTAATATAATGCAGCTATACAGAAGCTGGGAGGCACAGTCATCTTTTTCTACCAAACAGTCTGAGGGTAAAGCAATTTCCATACATTTTTCTAAGAGCAAGAAAGTACAGGAGTCAACACAGTGGGTTCTGGACATAACTCTCTCATGAATGTGAATTTGAAGACTAACAAGCTATGTAACCTTTGGAAATGTATCTATCATCTCTATGGTTCAGTTCACTCAGatgtgaaaaaggaaaaacatttaattATCTGGATTTCTGTGAACTAAATATCACTGATTAAGCAGATAGCACCATAAATAACATGATAAATTCTAGTAGTTACTATTATCACGTtatttgaatttgtatttctagTAGTTGAATAGGTGTTTATAACTAAAAAGTCGCAAAATATGTACTGCATTTGTTTACCTGTATGtttcaaatattcatttttttttaaagattttatttatttatttgacagagagagagtgagagaggggaacataagcagaggaagtgggagagggagaaacagtcttcctgccgagcaagaagcccgatgtggagcccgatcccagcatgctgggatcatgacctgaactgaaggcagatgcttaatgactgagtcacccaggtgtacCCCTGTTCCAAATATCTAAATCATTAATGGCATTATTTAAATATTGTCAGATCTTAAATAGCCAGTTCAGATTCTAAGGAAATTGTTagttgtttccaattttattCATTAGAATGAATTAAATACTAGGGAATGAGGAGGACTGAGAAtgctagaaaataaaatgatgtctaAGGGCATTTAAATTTAGTTTTGATCTTGGTTTTGAACTTATTCCATCCAAAAACAAGTTAggtgtttcaaatttttattcattagaatggataaaaataacaGTGATGACTGTCGTAACATGTATCATATTACAAACTAAAGGATACATGGTTGAGATAGAGGAAGAGCAAGATATAACTTCCTTGATAAAGATTGAATTGGTGCACACAGCTTCTGTGTAGAGCCCAACATTCTTCCTTATATATACTTCATTCCAGAATTCACTTATTCTACCAAACCGCAGGCCTCATCCTCATAGGGACAAAGCCCATACCAATTTGGTTATCCTGTGACAGGGAAAGCAGATCACATTGTCTTCTCTGCACCCACAGGGGATGGAGTTAATAACTCACTGTTATTCCCTTGGCAGGAGGGAGTGAGAAGGTGTAGAAAAGATGAAGGTGTCCCATCTGAGCTTTTCCCTCTTGGAAGTGGAATGGAAATTTTCTCCACTTATACAGATAAAATTAATTAGTGGGGGAATAAGTGTTTGTCTCTAATAATGTCTatgatattatttttatgataGTTGACTCAAAAAGGATGTTATATAATTAAAAGAAGTCACTAAACCAACAAAATAGCAATATGATCACTTACTTGCACTGTTATATAATCCTAGTTATGCAACAAATAGGAAAAGAGGAAATTGACATACAAACATGATTTGAAGCTCCTTTAATACAAAAAAATCTGTGCTTGCTACCACCTTAAGAAAGTCACATATCTTTAAGTTTGTCCAAAAAATAATAGCAGTTTAGATAGCCTATAGTCCTGTTTTGCTCCCAGGCCAAAATACATCAATCCAAAGCATGCTGTTTAGGGAATTCGAAGAAACAGTCTGAAAAATTCTATCATCTTGTCAAAGAAGAGATAGGAGATGGTGGGGGCGGGGATggatgagaggagagagaggttgCTCTTGAAGAGGGATAAAAAAGCACTTCCCTCTGTGCACTATGGGTTTCTTCTAAGTGCTGACATAGGCAAACACTCCAGGGACCAGGGGAAATTGGCGATCTAGTAAAATACGGTCTTTAGCTAAAGGTCGAATGAAATTGTACTGGAAACCTTGGGGATACTTTAAAGTGGGAGCTGAAGACAGGGGCTGCTCATTAGAGCTTGTGTTTAAGTACCAGTTTCACTTTATCAGGGAAATTGTTCATTTGTGTGAAAATTTGACCTCTGTCAGTTTGCCAGGCAGGCTGGGCTCAGGGGGTAAGCCCAAGCTCACGCGTGCTTGCAGAAGTTAAAGCTACCTGGGGACTACTTTCAAAGGACACTGCCAAGGTTAGCGGACCCAACATCtgaccttcctcttctttctttccatttatatctGTTCGTAAAGTTCAGATACTtcttccgccccccccccaaagaaagcGCTTCAAATGCAATAAAGTGATAAAAGATTCCAAAGGGATGTAGCTATAAAAAGAGaaggtgaaataaaaatgtttcgcTTAGGAAGGCTGGTTATTTAGGGAAATATAATGCAGATAGCTAATAACAATCACCCTACTTCTTAACCTAGATTAGATTTAGCTTTAAAACTTTATGGCGCTACTACCTTTTAACCAGAGCCAAGTATTATTACTATCACATAATGAAGGAAAAGAGGACAGAGGCTTTTTCACAGGATGTTTGTTATCCAGAGAAGCTAATAATTCAGAATTCTTTAAATACTCCAATATGTGGACCTTTCTCACACATCCAAATAAATTAAGCTACCCAGGAAAGGGAATGATAGGCCATGATTTAATGGTATGCCTATGTAATGATGAGAGtatcactgaattttaaaaatcggTGTtaaacagacctgtacccctggggctgataatacattatatgtcaataaaaaaaattaaaaaattaaaaacgaaCAAAAAATATCGGTGTTAAGTACCTAATACATGCcacgatttttttttcttttgtatctctATATGCAACTATTTTGCTTTTGAATATATCTACTTGCTAATTATCGGTCTCCTTGACCTACTGCCAGTGCTTTCAGAAGGAATGGATTTTGTCTTATGAACTTCTGTATTCCCAACATCGAGAACAGCACCTGGCATATTTTTTTGTACTATTTCTACATAGTACCTCTTTGAACTATTTTACTCTTTCTTTAATGCATAAATACGCATGACAGATATGCCCATGTATATTTTCTCCTATAATCATTTTAACAACCCTGTgaagttgttatttaaaaaatagtaatgttGCTGTTTACTTTCACAGCTAATGAGTGGTAATGTGGTAACTATGACTTGTAATTGCGTGGACTTCTCCCTTGTCacaatagattttatttttatttgtaatacagAAAGTATTTTGATTTATATTGTTGGCATAGAGCTCTGCACAATTTTCCTAGCGTAATTAAAATTACTATAGTCAAGCACTTAACCAGGAGCTTTGCACACATTGCTTCATATATGCGTGGAAAGGTAAAGCTATTATTAGCTTGAACCATAAGAAATTTTTGATACCTCATTATTTTTAACTTGCATAAGTAGCAATTTCATGGGGTTTAGCCTGATATTAATTCCACTTACAGAGGGTACGTGTTATCCCCTGTAACAGgtttagagaaattaaataaactgTACGAAGCCCTATATTGGTACATAATAAATTTAAGAGCTGAATTTGTATTTAATTACAAATGccactttccttttcttgcttctaAAAAAAGGGCTTTAGAGTGGAACCTCAGCAGGATAAACATGACACAGTATTTCAGAtattctcttttaaaacaaacatgGAATTAAATGGAGTAAAATGCAAAATTACACAGAAGCCTTAAGAAAACAAGAGACTCTGGAGACATTTCACACAATGTGGGATCAGTTCGCTGTTAGCAGTACTCTACTGGAAAATGGTAGGAAGCAGAACACACTCAATCCCAGAGCCCCCTTCCTTATCACTACCTTAGAGTAAATGCCTATGCTGAGATTAGCAGTTGATCAATACAACTGTATAATCTGTTGAGGATGAGAAAAAGGTTATTTTCtttgaagggaaaaaatcaaTCTCTTATAAATGCCATAAATATGCAATAATTTGCTTCAGAGATTCAGTGTTAAAGTAAATCTTAATATATTGGCTAATAGTTCAAAATGAATATGGATGGATGTAGGATATACGTAGCTTAAATGTactttttttggaaaattaagaaaaatattttgtccctttttaaattatgttctatATACCATtactttttaagcttttattcaaattcccgttagttaacatacagtgtaattttagtttcaggtgtgtaatatagtgattcaacacttctacagaattcatcacaagtgcactctttaatgACAACCACCAATACAATCCatctcccactcacctcccctctggtaaccattagtttgttctctatagttatgaGTCTGTTGTCTCATTCTTGGTTTATTGGTTtgcttcattctctctttttccctttgctcctttgttttgtttcttaaattccacatatgagggaaatcatataatatttgtctttctctgacttatttcatttagcataatatattctagctccatccatcttactgcaaatggcaagatttcattctcttttttaaagatctatttatttgagagagagagaaagagagagaagggaagggcaaagggagagggagggagatcccatgcgggacttgatctcaaaactctgagatcacaaATGGCCAGAACCAAGAGtaagatgctcaacccactgcacaacacaggtgccccaagatttcattctttttctcttttttttaatattttatttatttgacagtgagaaatcacaactaggcagagaggcaggcagagagaaaggaggaagcaggctccctgtggagcagagagcccgatgtggggctcgatcccaggaccctggcatcacgacctgagccgaagggtgaggccttaacccactgagctacccaggcgccccaagatttcattcttttatatgcctctgcattcttctttccttcttaatattaaaaattatagttgcggggtgcctgcttcctcctctttctctgcctacttctgatctctgtctgtcaaataaataaataagatctttaaaaaaattatagttgctacatttttattatgttaaaatcattaaaatgaaagaCAGTATTTCTGAAAACTTTTATTATCTTGAAGGCAATATTTAATTTCTGGTTGTAATTTAGAAACTTATGAAATCTCCAAATACTTTTGAATTTCTATGTaggcagaaaatgaaaaagattcaAAGATACAAAGTATTCAAAGATTCAAAAAAGAGACTACTACAGGTAAATAGTACAGTGACCCAGGTGTTATTTAGATATGTAATTATCTCAATAGACTTTCAATGAAATACTTTCCTTTTCAATTAGAATTCTAAGTGGGATCACATAAATTATTTAAGGAACTGATTATTTCAGTTATAGTCATAACATACAGCTTTCTGAGCTGCCTTGCTTTCCTAAAATAACATGTATTCTCTAcaaatgtaaaaacataaaagcaactttgacttttttttttttttgccttgaattCTCATTCAGTGAGCAAAAAGACTgtgttgaagaaaatgaaatggggatataattttatgtttagttcatttttcttctacTACTCAAACTCCTAGTTACCTATTAATAAAGCAATTGGAATCAAAATTACCATGTAGAACTCTCATTTCACACTAGCACTTAGTTAGCTTTCCAGGGTATTTTATCAAGAAGTAATAAGGAGAGCAGAaatggtgtttgtttttaaatactgtaTAGTGAGATTAGGGGTAACTTCTATAATCCTCAAAATGGAAAGACAGGAGGGttaattttttccttaaggaGATGGAGAAGTTAAAGTCAGAACATGGAGACTTGAAAGAGGTAAGCAGCACTAACAAAAATGCAGTGTCTCTATGACAGCCAGCTGGAGCTAATTGTATTAGTTATGGTAATAGTGCCCTCCAGAGGAATTTTGCAGGAATTTGAAAGGCATAGGGAAAATTAAAGGctgtgaaaatgatgaatttaaATACACACTTATAAAGTGAATTACCATATTAATCTTACCTAGATAATTA
This DNA window, taken from Meles meles chromosome 7, mMelMel3.1 paternal haplotype, whole genome shotgun sequence, encodes the following:
- the LOC123946957 gene encoding 60S ribosomal protein L32-like — its product is MAALRPLVKPKIIKKRTKKFIRHQSDRYVKIKRNWRKPSGIDNRVRRRFKGQILMPNIGNGSNKKTKHMLPSGFRKFLVHNVKALEVLLMCNKSYCAEIAHNVSSKNCKAIVERAAQLAIRVTNPNARLRSEENE